Proteins encoded in a region of the Malaciobacter mytili LMG 24559 genome:
- a CDS encoding MotA/TolQ/ExbB proton channel family protein codes for MIFLIESFMYKVSNTFLFPVLLLIVGLFFYSLFEIGVFFMQAIKRKISYKNYIKYIKSEIRSNLSGYPIINYEIRRGFHGIEDLEVFAFKKLQVSSLVTKISPMLGLVATMIPMGPALKALSNGNVQGISENLIIAFAAVIFALITSSLTYWVTTIRKGWYAQEIKDLLLLRGAKDETSK; via the coding sequence ATGATTTTTTTAATTGAGAGTTTTATGTATAAAGTTTCAAATACTTTTTTATTTCCTGTTTTACTACTAATTGTAGGATTGTTTTTTTATTCTCTTTTTGAAATTGGGGTATTTTTTATGCAAGCCATAAAAAGAAAAATATCTTATAAAAACTATATTAAATATATTAAAAGTGAAATAAGAAGTAATCTTAGTGGTTATCCTATAATAAATTATGAAATAAGAAGAGGTTTTCATGGTATTGAAGATTTAGAAGTATTTGCTTTTAAAAAACTACAAGTCTCTTCTCTTGTAACTAAAATTTCACCTATGTTAGGACTTGTTGCTACTATGATACCAATGGGACCTGCTTTAAAAGCCTTATCAAATGGAAATGTTCAAGGAATAAGTGAAAATCTTATTATTGCTTTTGCAGCAGTGATTTTTGCCTTAATTACATCTTCTCTTACATATTGGGTTACTACAATTAGAAAAGGTTGGTATGCCCAAGAGATAAAAGACTTACTATTATTAAGAGGAGCAAAAGATGAAACTTCTAAATAA
- a CDS encoding coiled-coil domain-containing protein, giving the protein MKQFIFLPLFIFLLTFTGCDSGSIFGPSDEEIALKQKELDQAKELKQKELNATFAIKEKELNIKEKEILQNKELKQQEAQLVLAQKQAELDNKKDIEIEKIKSDIEKEKIRIEKEKIKAQNREKRLQFELEALQKEKDKQLQFYAMLLTGVIILLISIAIFIYFNNRRKDKLKAYQDNMEKYFRAKENEAKLQIANKILDTIAQGNLNAQTEAKLIASLNGSTPKNEEIKPQLENKKFDEVVDLEILDEEIKKEQEDKSK; this is encoded by the coding sequence TTGAAACAATTTATATTTTTACCACTGTTTATATTTTTATTAACTTTTACTGGCTGTGATAGTGGTTCTATATTTGGTCCAAGTGATGAAGAAATAGCTTTAAAACAAAAGGAATTAGATCAAGCAAAAGAGCTAAAACAAAAAGAACTTAATGCAACTTTTGCAATAAAAGAAAAAGAGTTAAATATAAAAGAAAAAGAGATTCTTCAAAATAAAGAACTAAAACAACAAGAAGCTCAATTGGTTCTTGCTCAAAAACAAGCCGAGCTTGATAATAAAAAAGATATTGAGATAGAAAAAATAAAATCAGATATAGAAAAAGAAAAAATTAGAATTGAAAAAGAGAAAATAAAAGCACAAAATAGAGAAAAAAGGCTTCAATTTGAACTAGAAGCTTTACAAAAAGAAAAAGATAAACAATTACAATTTTATGCCATGCTATTAACTGGTGTTATTATTTTACTTATTAGTATTGCGATTTTTATTTATTTTAATAATAGAAGAAAAGATAAATTAAAAGCATATCAAGATAATATGGAAAAATATTTTAGAGCAAAAGAAAATGAAGCAAAACTTCAAATAGCAAATAAAATACTTGATACTATTGCACAAGGTAATTTAAATGCCCAAACAGAAGCAAAACTAATTGCTTCTTTAAATGGCTCAACTCCTAAAAATGAAGAGATAAAACCTCAACTTGAAAATAAAAAATTTGATGAAGTAGTTGATTTAGAAATTTTAGATGAAGAGATAAAAAAAGAACAAGAAGATAAAAGCAAGTAA
- a CDS encoding GNAT family N-acetyltransferase: MKILETTRLILRTVNHEDIPQLYKKIFSDIEVIKLTFGNELFNLEECTKFIKENCNFDKEIGLSAIIEKQTNTLIGLGGVLQCEYLNQKDYEIGFILAKEFWGKGYATEIGQAQIDYVKNKIKASRVIALVDSSNTSSINAIKKLNLSYFTKVKTEDSRGDREVYILNF; this comes from the coding sequence ATGAAAATTTTAGAAACTACTAGACTAATATTAAGAACTGTAAACCATGAAGATATTCCACAACTTTATAAAAAAATTTTTTCAGATATTGAAGTAATAAAACTAACTTTTGGAAATGAACTTTTTAACCTTGAAGAGTGTACAAAATTTATAAAAGAAAATTGTAATTTTGATAAAGAGATAGGCTTAAGTGCAATTATAGAAAAACAGACAAATACCCTTATAGGTTTAGGTGGTGTTTTACAATGTGAATACTTAAATCAAAAAGATTATGAAATTGGGTTTATTTTAGCAAAAGAGTTTTGGGGCAAAGGTTATGCCACAGAAATAGGTCAAGCACAAATTGATTATGTAAAAAATAAGATAAAAGCTTCAAGGGTTATTGCTTTAGTTGATAGTTCAAATACAAGCTCAATTAATGCAATAAAAAAATTAAATCTCTCATATTTTACAAAAGTTAAAACAGAAGATTCAAGAGGTGATAGGGAAGTTTATATATTAAACTTTTAA
- a CDS encoding endonuclease codes for MKALFLSIILLYSLNANEKISSFTEAKKILRKIYSDHQVTFYAGCKYNYKDKKNMIDRNSCGYKPKDEYTKSGKLNERARRIEWEHVIPAENFGRAFKCWNEGDEQCVKENGKKYKGRKCCSKVESKFKFMEADLHNLVPAIGELNANRSNYKFGIIPDEKRFYGENIDFEVDSKAKIVEPKESIRGDIARIYFYFEHKYKMPISKQQKKLFEVWNKQDPVDEWEREKNKRVEKIQGDSNIFIK; via the coding sequence ATGAAAGCTTTATTCTTAAGTATAATTTTACTTTATTCTTTAAATGCAAATGAAAAAATCAGTTCTTTTACTGAAGCAAAAAAAATACTTAGAAAAATCTATAGTGATCATCAAGTTACTTTTTATGCTGGATGTAAATATAACTATAAAGATAAAAAAAATATGATAGATAGAAACTCTTGTGGGTATAAACCAAAAGATGAATATACAAAAAGTGGAAAATTAAATGAAAGAGCAAGAAGAATAGAATGGGAGCATGTAATTCCTGCTGAAAACTTTGGTAGAGCTTTTAAATGTTGGAATGAAGGTGATGAACAATGTGTAAAAGAAAATGGTAAAAAATATAAAGGAAGAAAATGCTGTAGTAAAGTTGAATCAAAATTTAAATTTATGGAAGCAGATTTACACAACTTAGTTCCAGCAATTGGAGAGTTAAATGCAAATCGTTCAAACTACAAATTTGGAATAATACCTGATGAAAAAAGATTTTATGGAGAAAATATAGATTTTGAAGTTGATTCAAAGGCTAAAATAGTAGAACCCAAAGAGAGTATAAGAGGAGATATTGCAAGAATATATTTCTATTTTGAACATAAATATAAAATGCCAATTTCAAAACAACAAAAAAAGCTATTTGAAGTTTGGAATAAACAAGACCCTGTTGATGAATGGGAAAGGGAAAAAAATAAAAGAGTGGAAAAAATACAAGGAGATAGTAATATTTTTATTAAATAG
- the rraA gene encoding ribonuclease E activity regulator RraA, with the protein MNFSTADICDDFKDSGESIQVLSPKFKSYGGLKKFQGEVITVKLDKSNWLLLSMLKNEKSDGKIVVVDVDQAFYGIVGDKLMAFAKNNNYKAIIINGYVRDTDITKNIEVGLFAIGTCPQRNFDKTEAFRDIELNFEGIKVKSGDYIYADSDGVIITNKKLV; encoded by the coding sequence ATGAATTTTAGTACAGCAGACATATGCGACGATTTTAAAGATAGTGGTGAAAGTATTCAAGTTTTATCACCAAAATTTAAATCATATGGCGGACTTAAAAAATTTCAAGGTGAAGTTATAACTGTAAAATTAGATAAAAGCAATTGGCTACTGCTTTCTATGCTAAAAAATGAAAAAAGTGACGGTAAAATAGTTGTTGTAGATGTTGATCAAGCATTTTATGGAATTGTGGGTGATAAACTTATGGCTTTTGCTAAAAACAATAACTATAAAGCAATTATTATTAATGGATATGTAAGAGATACAGATATTACAAAAAATATTGAAGTTGGGCTTTTTGCAATTGGAACTTGTCCACAAAGAAATTTTGATAAAACAGAAGCTTTTAGAGATATTGAACTAAATTTTGAAGGAATTAAAGTAAAAAGTGGTGATTATATCTATGCAGATAGTGATGGGGTAATTATTACTAATAAAAAGCTTGTTTAA
- a CDS encoding acetyl-CoA carboxylase biotin carboxylase subunit, whose amino-acid sequence MNKISKVLIANRGEIALRIIRACKELEITSVAIFSEVDVEGVWVRKADECYPIMGDVIKAYLDYEVIISIAKKANCDAIHPGYGFLSENADFAKACEENGIIFIGPKPEHIALFGDKMASKVAMKKVGVPVLEGTDEPIINVKEGEKIASQIGFPVIIKAAFGGGGRGMRIVKNKKDFVEMFESATNEAKKYFGRGEVFIEKYVENPRHIEIQIIADKYGNVLHLGERDCSIQRRHQKVIEIAPSPRLNNTARKELYRIATKAMFKLGYESVGTIEFLLDEDDNIYFIEMNTRVQVEHPVTEIISGIDIIQRMIQIAEGDKLQLLQEEIQFRGYAIEFRINAENPQKNFMPSTGTIKKYLTPGGPGVRLDTSAYTGYKVPANYDSMIGKLIVWSLDWQGAVKKAKRALDEYYIEGFPTNISLHREIVRDEDFIAGNFNTNYLDKKMQIFKLSGEIHIKQEEEKISKIISFIEKIKSKNIKVKH is encoded by the coding sequence ATGAATAAAATATCAAAAGTTTTAATAGCAAATAGAGGTGAGATTGCATTAAGAATTATAAGAGCTTGTAAAGAGCTAGAAATTACAAGTGTAGCAATTTTTTCAGAAGTAGATGTGGAAGGAGTTTGGGTAAGAAAAGCCGATGAATGTTATCCAATTATGGGAGATGTAATAAAAGCATATTTAGATTATGAAGTAATTATTTCAATTGCAAAAAAAGCAAATTGTGATGCTATTCATCCAGGATATGGATTTTTAAGTGAAAATGCTGATTTTGCAAAAGCCTGTGAAGAAAATGGGATAATTTTTATTGGTCCAAAACCTGAACATATTGCTCTTTTTGGAGATAAAATGGCTTCAAAAGTTGCTATGAAAAAAGTAGGAGTTCCAGTACTTGAAGGAACAGATGAACCTATTATTAATGTAAAAGAAGGTGAAAAAATTGCTTCACAAATTGGTTTTCCAGTAATTATTAAAGCTGCATTTGGCGGTGGTGGACGAGGTATGAGAATAGTTAAGAACAAAAAAGATTTTGTTGAGATGTTTGAAAGTGCCACAAATGAGGCAAAAAAATATTTTGGTAGAGGTGAAGTTTTTATTGAAAAATATGTTGAAAATCCAAGGCATATAGAAATACAAATTATTGCTGATAAATATGGGAATGTATTACATTTAGGCGAAAGGGATTGTTCTATTCAAAGAAGGCATCAAAAAGTAATTGAAATTGCTCCTTCACCAAGACTTAATAATACTGCAAGAAAAGAGCTTTATAGAATTGCAACAAAAGCAATGTTTAAATTGGGTTATGAAAGTGTGGGAACAATTGAATTCTTATTGGATGAAGATGATAATATTTATTTTATTGAGATGAATACAAGAGTTCAAGTAGAGCATCCAGTTACAGAAATAATTTCAGGTATAGATATTATACAAAGAATGATACAAATAGCAGAAGGAGATAAGTTACAATTATTGCAAGAGGAGATTCAATTTAGAGGTTATGCAATTGAGTTTAGAATAAATGCAGAAAATCCTCAAAAAAATTTTATGCCTTCAACTGGAACAATTAAAAAATATTTAACACCAGGAGGACCTGGAGTAAGACTTGATACAAGTGCTTATACAGGATATAAAGTTCCTGCAAATTATGATTCAATGATTGGAAAATTAATTGTTTGGTCTTTGGATTGGCAAGGGGCAGTAAAAAAAGCAAAAAGAGCTTTAGATGAGTATTATATAGAAGGTTTCCCTACTAATATCTCTTTACATAGAGAAATAGTAAGAGATGAAGATTTTATTGCTGGAAATTTTAATACAAACTATTTAGATAAAAAAATGCAAATATTTAAACTAAGTGGAGAGATACATATTAAGCAAGAAGAGGAAAAAATCTCAAAAATAATCTCATTTATTGAAAAAATTAAATCTAAAAATATAAAAGTTAAACACTAA
- a CDS encoding carbonic anhydrase: MLKTMVYIIIVAIIAILLGEGDKTKTFAQWGYKDNLAPSNWSSLDEEYRICKDGKTQSPINIEDSVDTTLEELTFYDDSRATTFEYDSKVLKVSFARGNAVEFMNNEYALQQMVFHTPAENKIEGEAFPMEVQLVHASKKGSILILSVLVEEDEETNIVLNKLLRNIPLKAGDKNELKSDIYGYDILPEEKTYFTFDGSLTTPPCTEGVKWVVLKNTIKASKDQIKDFQELMGNNARPIQNKNARFILE, translated from the coding sequence ATGCTTAAAACAATGGTTTATATAATAATTGTTGCAATAATTGCTATATTATTAGGTGAGGGCGATAAAACAAAAACTTTCGCACAATGGGGATATAAAGATAACCTTGCTCCATCAAATTGGTCTTCTTTAGATGAAGAGTATAGGATTTGTAAAGATGGGAAAACTCAATCTCCTATAAATATAGAAGATAGTGTTGATACAACTTTAGAAGAATTAACTTTTTATGATGATTCAAGAGCGACTACTTTTGAGTATGATTCAAAAGTTTTAAAAGTTAGTTTTGCAAGGGGTAATGCAGTTGAGTTTATGAATAATGAGTATGCTTTACAACAAATGGTTTTTCATACTCCTGCTGAAAATAAAATAGAAGGTGAAGCTTTTCCTATGGAAGTACAATTAGTTCATGCTAGTAAAAAAGGCTCTATTTTAATCTTATCAGTGTTAGTTGAAGAAGATGAAGAAACAAATATAGTTTTAAATAAACTTTTAAGAAATATTCCTTTAAAAGCTGGGGATAAAAATGAGTTAAAATCTGATATTTATGGATATGATATTTTACCTGAAGAAAAAACATATTTTACTTTTGATGGTTCTTTAACTACTCCTCCTTGTACAGAAGGTGTAAAATGGGTAGTTTTAAAAAATACAATTAAAGCTTCAAAAGATCAAATTAAAGATTTTCAGGAGCTTATGGGAAATAATGCAAGACCTATTCAAAATAAAAATGCAAGATTTATTTTAGAGTAA
- a CDS encoding carbonic anhydrase, translating to MGFSQLIEGNITFQNSTFKDYKDDFKTLVEKGQNPEVLFIGCSDSRVVPELIMDSKPGDMFILRNVGNFIPAFKADNDFHGSAAAIEFAVSVLNVKHIIVCGHSHCGACKALYKQIDDEIGMIHVKKWLELGKTAKEYVLQNYSTLTQEEKYRQTEKYSILCQLKNLITYPEVKKRIENKSLKIHGWYYKIEDGSIEYYNDKEDKFFNLKDKDSLGI from the coding sequence ATGGGATTTAGTCAATTAATAGAAGGAAATATTACTTTTCAAAACTCTACATTTAAAGATTATAAAGATGATTTTAAAACTTTGGTTGAAAAGGGACAAAATCCTGAGGTTTTATTTATTGGTTGCAGTGATAGTAGAGTAGTTCCAGAATTGATTATGGATTCAAAACCAGGGGATATGTTTATATTAAGAAATGTTGGAAATTTTATTCCTGCTTTTAAAGCAGATAACGATTTTCATGGAAGTGCAGCTGCTATTGAATTTGCAGTTAGTGTACTAAATGTTAAGCATATTATAGTTTGTGGTCATTCTCATTGTGGAGCTTGCAAAGCTTTATATAAGCAAATTGATGATGAAATAGGGATGATACATGTTAAAAAATGGTTAGAATTAGGTAAAACAGCAAAAGAGTATGTTTTACAAAATTATTCTACTTTAACACAAGAAGAAAAATATAGACAAACAGAAAAATACTCAATTTTATGTCAATTAAAAAATCTTATAACATATCCAGAAGTTAAAAAAAGAATAGAAAATAAAAGTTTAAAAATTCATGGTTGGTATTATAAAATAGAAGATGGTTCAATTGAATATTATAATGATAAAGAAGATAAATTTTTTAATTTAAAAGATAAAGACTCTTTAGGTATCTAA
- a CDS encoding AraC family transcriptional regulator, giving the protein MKKDTLQKRTKIANDIMYYIYTHIDTHIDIEELSFDLQISKFHMHRIFKEAFGKNIYESIKSIRLQKAANLLLTNRYSTISNIANSCGYSSQSSFIKAFKQRFEMSPKQWKNYGYKEYSNKILQQSQRALQSTADFSKLTPNIVKMPTQDSFYIRNKGYNVNVKETWQKLQTLILNNNLKEYKQIALLHDNPTITPLNECQYIACIVPKNKNDVKSDRLPSFKIEEGVYAKFDLKGKHGDMLKFIHWVYHEWLVKSEYETTTKPSFVVYNKNNFLSEDNEFDISFYVSIKF; this is encoded by the coding sequence ATGAAAAAAGATACTTTACAAAAAAGAACAAAAATTGCAAATGATATAATGTACTATATTTACACCCATATTGATACACATATTGATATTGAAGAGTTAAGTTTTGATTTACAAATAAGTAAATTTCATATGCATAGAATATTTAAAGAAGCTTTTGGAAAAAATATTTATGAAAGCATAAAATCAATTAGACTTCAAAAAGCAGCAAATTTACTTTTAACAAATAGATACTCTACTATTTCAAATATTGCAAACTCTTGTGGATATAGTTCCCAATCTTCTTTTATAAAAGCATTTAAACAAAGATTTGAAATGTCTCCTAAACAGTGGAAAAATTACGGATATAAAGAGTATTCAAATAAAATTTTACAACAATCACAAAGAGCTTTACAATCAACTGCAGATTTTTCAAAATTAACTCCAAATATAGTAAAAATGCCTACACAAGATAGTTTTTATATTAGAAACAAAGGTTATAATGTAAATGTAAAAGAGACTTGGCAAAAACTACAAACTCTTATTTTAAATAATAATTTAAAAGAGTACAAACAAATTGCACTATTACATGATAATCCAACAATTACCCCTTTAAATGAGTGTCAATATATAGCTTGTATTGTTCCAAAAAATAAAAATGATGTAAAAAGTGATAGATTACCTAGCTTTAAAATTGAAGAAGGAGTTTATGCAAAATTTGATTTAAAAGGAAAACACGGAGATATGCTAAAGTTTATTCACTGGGTTTATCATGAATGGTTAGTAAAAAGTGAGTATGAAACTACAACAAAACCTTCTTTTGTAGTTTATAATAAAAACAATTTTTTAAGTGAAGATAATGAATTTGATATTAGCTTTTATGTTTCAATAAAGTTTTAA
- a CDS encoding DUF2149 domain-containing protein, translated as MKLLNNDESLNPLLSAVNLVDVFLVIIATLIIFISQNPLNPFNNNDVTVVKNAGKQNMEIIVKKGKKIKKYKSKGEISQGNGKEAGVAYMLKDGSIIYVPK; from the coding sequence ATGAAACTTCTAAATAATGATGAGTCTTTAAATCCTCTTTTATCTGCTGTAAACTTAGTAGATGTTTTTTTAGTAATTATTGCAACATTGATAATTTTTATTTCACAAAATCCTCTTAACCCTTTTAATAATAATGATGTAACTGTAGTTAAAAATGCAGGAAAACAGAATATGGAAATTATAGTAAAAAAAGGAAAAAAAATAAAAAAATATAAATCAAAAGGAGAAATAAGCCAAGGTAATGGAAAAGAAGCAGGAGTTGCTTATATGCTAAAAGATGGAAGTATTATATATGTTCCCAAATAA
- a CDS encoding NADPH-dependent FMN reductase gives MAKIGIIVASANNNVKLAKRLEELTIEAGYEAELINLVDLDLPLYSTVEEERNGLPTQALELANKILNLNAFIVVAPEYNGVMPPVLNNAMAWTSRSTKDWRDAFNEKVVALATHSGGGGAKGLQAMRIMFQHLGANILAREILTTYEKPLNEDTAKNIIFQLAKLS, from the coding sequence ATGGCAAAAATTGGAATAATTGTTGCAAGTGCAAATAATAATGTTAAATTAGCAAAAAGATTAGAAGAACTTACTATTGAAGCAGGATATGAAGCTGAACTTATAAATTTAGTAGATTTAGATTTACCTTTGTATTCAACTGTTGAAGAAGAAAGAAATGGCTTACCAACACAAGCTTTAGAATTAGCAAATAAAATTTTAAATTTAAATGCTTTTATAGTAGTAGCTCCTGAATACAATGGAGTAATGCCTCCTGTTTTAAACAATGCTATGGCGTGGACTTCAAGAAGTACAAAAGATTGGAGAGATGCTTTTAATGAAAAAGTTGTAGCTTTAGCAACACATAGCGGTGGAGGTGGAGCAAAAGGGCTTCAAGCTATGAGAATAATGTTTCAACATTTAGGAGCAAATATCCTAGCAAGAGAAATTTTAACTACTTACGAAAAACCACTAAATGAAGATACTGCAAAAAATATAATCTTTCAATTAGCAAAATTATCTTAA